The DNA window CCTGACTTTTTCCCTGCCCGCTGCCGCGGCGGAAGCGGCCGACCGGCCCAATGTGCTGTTCATCGCCATCGACGACATGAACCACTGGGTCGGGCATCTGGGCAGGCACCCGCAATCGCAAACGCCCTGCATCGACGCGCTCGCCAGCCAGGGGGTCGCCTTCAGCCGGGCGTACTGCCTGGCGCCGGCCTGCAATCCGGCTCGGGCCGCGCTCATGTCGGGCCAGCGGCCGAGCAGCACCGGCTGCTATCGGAACGCCCAGAACTGGCGACCGGGCATCGACGAAGCCCGCCTGCTCAACTCGCACTTCGCCCGCGCGGGCTATCGCGTCTACGGGGCCGGAAAAATCTATCACGGCGCGGGCGACCGCGGCGGCGAATGGGATGATTACTTTCCCGGCAAGGCGGAAACCCAACGCCATCCCGACGCAAAGAACGACGGCGTCGGCGGCATCAGGTTTTATCCGCTGGCGAACTCCGACGAAGAAATGCCCGACTACCAGGTCGTCAGCTACGGCATTAAAAAGCTGCAGGAGAAAAGCGACAAGCCGTTCTTCCTGGCGATCGGCCTGGTCAAACCGCACATGCCCTTTAGTGTGCCGAAAAAGTGGTTCGACCGCTTCCCGCTGGAGTCCATTCAGCTGCCGCCGCACCGAGCCGACGACCTGCTCGATCTGCCGCCGGCCGGACGCAGAATGGCGGGAGCCGAAGGCGATCACGCCCAGATGGTCGCTTCCGGTCGCTGGAAAGAAGCCGTCCAGGCGTATCTGGCGACGATCGCTTTTGCCGACGCCCAGGTGGGACGCCTGCTCGACGGACTGGAAAAATCTCCGCACCGCGATAACACGATCGTCTGCCTGTGGAGCGATCACGGCTGGAGCCTGGGCGAGAAATCGCACTGGCGGAAGTTCGCCCTGTGGGAAGAGCCGACCCGCACCGTGCTGGTCTGGAAAGCGCCCGGCGTCACATCTCCCGGCGGTCTGTGCGGCCGCACCGTGGATCACTCCAGCATCTATCCGACGCTCTGCGAACTGGCCGGTCTGCCGCTGCCCGAGCATCTCGACGGCGTCAGCGCGGTCCCGCTCCTGAAAGATCCGCAGGCCGCCTGGAGTACGCCGGCCGTCACGACCTTTGGCTTCCAGAACCACACGGTACGCAGCGAAGGCTGGCGGTATATCCGCTACGAAGACGGCGGTGAAGAGCTCTACGACGAAACGGCCGATCCGCTGGAGTACGTCAATCTGGCCGAGCGCCCCGAACATGCGGCCCGCAAGGCCGAACTGGCCAGGTGGCTCCCCGCCAGCAACGCGGAAAACCTGCCCTTTGCGGCGGGGAAAGAGCCGAAGAAGAGGAAGAAATAGGACGTCCTGTTATCGCCAGGTCCACTACGGCGTTGCCTGGCTGTCTTCCTTGGCCGGTGGATCGAGCAAGGGCAGGCTGATGACGAGCCCGGCGAACTTGGCCCCTTTGGACTGGGCTTTGAAGAAGCCGCCGTGGCAGCTCACGCAGCCGCCAGTCAGCGGAATGGCGCCGGCCCGGCGGTAGTACCCGTCTTCAACGGTGTCGAAGTATTCCTTGCCGCGGGCGATCTCTTTGGCGGCCCGTTTTTCGAAGGCCGTTTTCGGTTCATGCTCGATGCTCATCGCCTGCATGTTGACGGAAATCCAGCGGGCCTCGGCGCGCGACTGCTGTTTGATCGTCTCAAAGATATCCTCCATGGCGCGGGCCGGCACGATCGCCCTGTCGCCATGGAAATAGCGGTGATGCATCACCTCGAGCGTCGCGGCGTAAAGCTCATGCATGACCTTCGCGCGATCCCGCGCCTGTTCCAGCGGCACGCCGGCGGGTTGTGCAGCGGCGGCCGGTTCGTCCGCCAGGCTGGCAGACGGCTCCACGGCCAGAACGTTCCACACCCCCAGAAGGCTTGCGATCATCCCTGCCGCAGCGAGACCAGCCAGCGAGATTGCTTTCATCGTGGATATCCTGTCAGCAAAAGACGTCGAGTCTTGGAACTCGATCGGATCCAGGTGGGTGGAAGGGGGAGGATGCTGGCGGCCCTTTTTCTTTCCAGGAAGAGCACCGGGAAAGAGCATCCCCTCCCGGCAGGACCATCTGGCCGATTCTACACCTCAATGTGTAGATGTCAAGAAGAACGACCCGAGGGCGCCGCGCGAGCCTCATTTCCACTGGCGACAGTCGACCCTTGAACCTATGCCTGTTCGTACTTGCGCAGGATCCGCCGGCCTTCTTCGGCCGTGCACTCTTCCGGCGCGCGGGGATCCTGGTTCATCTGCAGTTCCCAGCAGCAATGCATGCCGTAGATATCCGCCGGCGACATCTCCACATTCACCGTACCGAACAACGCAAAGGTGATGGAGCCGACCATACCGACGCCCGCATCGGCCACGCTCTGGCCGCAGGCGCCTTGTACGCAGGACAGGGTTTCATCGTCGACATTGTCAAAATCCTCATCGAAGTCTTCGTCAAAGTCGTCATCGAATTCTTTGGCGATATCCCATTCCGACGCATCGCCATAGAGCTGTTCATCGCTGCCTTCGCCCTGCTCTTCGACCGACTCCGGTTCGGCGTCGTACCAGTAACGCAGCAGCCACAAGCGGCGGCGGTCGTTGGTCGGCGGCCAGAACATTTCCCGCGTATCGTAAACTTCGATCCGGTCGGGCGGACGGCCGAACTCGTTAGGATGCGACAGCCAGTGGCACATCTCCGACATGGCGAGAAAGCCGGGATCCTGCGACTCGGCCGGGATGGCGTCCTCCCGTTTGAGCTCCCGCAGGTACTCCAGCGCCACGACGGCCGTGTTGCAATCCAGGCAGCGGCGGGCCAGCACCTTCACGCCTGCTTCGCCGCCGACCATGGCCGACGCCCAGGCCGCTTCCATCTGCACGCCGATGTCCGCATGATCCAGCGCCAGGGCCAACAGGCGGCCGCGATGCGGCTCTTCAACAAACGGCAGCGAGGCCGTTGCACTATGGGCGAAGCTGTACTGCTCGGCATCGTTTGTCGCCAGCCAGTTCTCCAGCCGGCGAACGCCCTGCGGCGTGTTGAACGGGTGATACTCCAGCTTCTCCTGGCGGGCCAGCCGATTGACGAAATCCAGAAACGCCACCGCGGCAAAGCCGTCGGGCAGCGGGTCGCGTAAATGTTCCGTCAGGTAGCCTTCGAGCCATTCGACCTCGATCTGCTGAAACACGACCGACCATAGCCAGCTGTCCTGCAGAATCGGATCCCGGGCCGCGTTCACAATCCGTTCGGCTCCGCCGCGGGAGCCGTACATGGCGTACACCTTGAGGATGAAACTCAAATCGCCGGAGTGCTCTTCACAATCGGCTTCCAGCAGGGCGTCGTAAATGCGATGCAGCTCGGGCATCCCCTGGTAGCCCATTGTCTCGAACGCTTCTTCGCTTTCGACCTGCTGGAACAGGGCCAGCACGGCGTGCAATGCCGAGGCCAGTCCGTCGTCGCTTTCCGCGCGAGGAAAACTGCGCAGGGTTTCGACCACCGCCAAAGCATCTTCGCGCGTAAAGAGCGAACAGTCTTCGACAGCGCTCAACTCTTCGCGCAGATCGCCTCCCGGTGCGAGACCACGACTCAATGCCGCCTGCAGTTCGCTGTTTTGAATCATGAAGCCCCCGACTTGATAAACAACCGATTCCTGATAATCGTCAATGTAAGCCGGTTCCCAAGGGGTCTGCAACGGGAAGGAAGCCGCCAGACGCGAACGCGAGGAACCTCGCCATTGCGAACCGGCGCTCAGAAACCGGTCCGGTCGCCCTGCGACCAGGCGGGGGAAGTCAGGTTGTGAAAAGAGTCGAGCGACAGCGTGACCTGGCGAACCGCCATTGACGGTCCTGCAGGCCGGCGGATCAGGGCTTCGCGGCCGGCGGAGGCACATCCGTATCCACTGGCGCCGGGCGGCGCCGTTTTTACTTGAGGGTTTAAAGGTCGCCCATATATTGTTCCTGGCCGGGACGGTTCCAGTCGTCCCAGATCGACCAGATTTCTGGCAGGTTCTCTTTCCCATAGTGGGCGACGGCCAGGTCGTGAATCTGACGCATGGTCATCTGCTCAAAGTCATCCAGCGTTTTTCCGGTCGCCTGGGATAACGCCTCGATCGTTTCCAAAAGCGGCGTGCCTTCGTACTGGCTGCGTTCAAACTTGTCGACGTTGGGGAAGAATTCTTCAGGCATCGGTTACTCCTTGTGCAGGGGAAACTCCGGACCTGGCGCCGGGGCGTCAGGCGGCGGAAGTCTTCCCGAAGTTAGCTTGTGCGGAAGAAATCGCCTGTGACGATTGTGCCGCTCAGGCAGAGGCGAACGATTCCAATCCGCGTGGATCTCCCCCTGAAGAGTGCAAATGGCGGACCAGGGGCATTGTATTCGCACCCCCTTGTTTTACCCGACCGACAAGGACGGCGCCCGACCCCTGGCGAGTCGACGGATAGCGTCCCGAGTACGGGTTGCACAATTTGTAGCGTTTGCGCATAACAAAGAAAGAGAGAGGGTCAGGTTAAATGGGAGTCAAGGAGAATACAGCTGGTTTGCGCAAAGTAATCCGTCGATATCAAACCCTGGCAAGGAACAGTGACCACGCTTTTCCTGCTGCCGACATCTGCCCGGCGCTGGCCGGAGCCAGAGTGTTGGCGAATTGAAATCTAGCGGAGAATGACCATGCCCAAAAGTACCTTTCGTGTAGTGACCCGCGGCGCCGACGGCGATTTGCGTATCACCGAATACGACTCGAAAGACAGCCTGATGGAACTCCACATGCAAGTCGGCATCGACGACTGCAGTACGGATCTTTCCTTGCGCGGGCTGCCTGTTTTTCGCGGCCTGGTTGGACCAATGCCCGACGGCAAGAATATCATCCGGTACGAAACGCCTGATGTGTTCGAATCGCTGACGAAAGAATGGGTGGCTTCCAAGCCAGCCAAACGCACGCGACGCCGGTCGCGGGCAACAGCCCACACAGCCGAGAATGCCACATCCTGAGGACGAACCGTCCTGATGATAAAGCCAAGGATCTCCCAACGGGAATCGCCGTCCCCCAACTGCGATTCCCGTTTCCTTGTTTCTTGGGTCCCTGTTTCTTGAAGCCCTGTCTTTTGACGTCTAAACGCCCGGCTTGAACAGCACGTTGAGTTTCTGGTCCCGGCGAATCGTCTGTTCCGCCAGCCGGTAACGGCGATCGCCAATCAACTGCCAGGCGCTGTCAAAATAACGGTTCAGCATGTTCGCGTCGGCGGAAAGCAACGGTTCCGTATCGGACCGCCAGGTGTTCCGCGAAATCACCAGCACCAGGTACTTGCCCGGACTCAGCACCCGCACCTGGTAATGGCCGCTGGTATCCACCCTGGCGTACACGCCGCCGACTTGCTGCAGGGACCGCAACTGGTCGCTCCGGTCCAGGTCGGAATTATCCGTCGGACGCAGGCCTTCCACGACGACTTTTTGTTCCGGCTGCGCGTCGGAAGGAAGCACCACGACCACCGCGTCGTAATCATTGGCGGTGCTCCGGTTGCTGGACTGGTAGCGAACCTCGCCGGACACAAAGAACGGCCCTTCGATCGTGTCTTCGGTCGGCGGACCGGTCGGCGCAAAACCGCCGACGACAAATCCCACGGCAAAAAACAGGGCCGCAGTTACCGCCAGGAGGACGCCCTGCAGATAAATGACCGACCGCGGAACGGCCAGCCGGGTCGGGTCGAGAGGTCGCGTATCGGCGGCGACTTTTTTCCCCGGTTGAATGTAAAAATCTTCGTCGTGATCGTTGTCGTAAACGACGAACTCGGCGAACGGATCAAACTCTTCTTCTTCCGGATCTTCCGGCTCCCGCGGCGGGGCGGCCGCGGTGCGCTGCTCCATCAGTTCCGTCGCGGTATCCGCGTCGGGAACGGTGATCGGGCCGGTGCAATTGGGACACTTGCCCGGCCTGCCGATTTTCGACGAGCTGACCTTGAGGACCCGGTTGCAGTGTTCACAGGGAAAGCGGATCGGCATCAGGCGATGGGGAAAGCAACAAAAAGGAAGCAGCAAAGGGGGGGGACAGCCGCGCACCGCCGGCGCCGACATTGATCTCAACCACCCTAGCATAACCAGGGCCGATCGCCTAGCTTCAACAACGTCCACAGATTCCGACAGAATACCCTAGCCGAACTCGCCAGAGACTGGCCGCACCTCTTCGTAGTCCAGAATCTTTCAACCAGATACTTCAACCAGAGTCTGGCGACTTCGGCTACATGCTGGTCAGGCGATTACCGGCAGGGCGACCTGGCCATGGACATCGGTCAGACGAAAATTCCGGCCCGCATAACGATACGTCAGCCGCTTGTGATCCAGCCCCAGCAGATGCAAAAGCGTGGCGTGCAGGTCGTGGATATGCATCCGGTCGGTGACCGCTTCATAGCCGTATTCGTCGGTCGCGCCGTAGGCCGTTCCCCCGCGGACTCCACCGCCGGCCAGCCACATGGTGAAGCCTTTGTTGTTGTGGCCGCGCCCGTCGCCGCGGGGATCGTCGGGCGTGCGGCCGAACTCGCCGCCCCAGATCACCAGGGTGTCCTCCAGCAGCCCGCGCTGGCGAAGATCGGTCAGCAGGGCGGCAATCGGCTGGTCGGTCTGCTCGCAACGCGCCGGCATAAGCCTGGCCACACCGCCATGATGATCCCAGTTATCGTGCGTCAGTTCGACAAACCGCACGCCCGCTTCAATAAACCGCCGGGCCAGCAGGCACTGGCGGCCAAAGTCGTCGGTCTTTTTCTTATCGCCCACGCCGTACATTTCCAGCGTCTGTTCGGTCTCGTCGGCAAAGCTCATGGCGTCGGGCAGGGCCGATTGCATGCGAAACGCCAGCTCGTACGATTCGATCACGCCTTCAAACTGCTCCTCTTCCACCCGGGCCGCCAGGGCCTGGCGATTGAGAGACTGGATCAGGTCCAGTTGCCGCCGCTGCTCGCCTGGCGGCAGGTCGTCGCGACGGAGGTTCTCGATCTGCGCTTTGCTGACCGGCTGGCTCATCGTCCCGATCGCCGATCCCTGATAGACGGGCGGCAAAAACGCGCTGTTGTAATTCCTCTCCCCGCCCAGGATGGCGGGCGGCTTGATCGAGATAAACCCCGGCAGGTTGTCGCACTCGGAACCCAGCCCGTACAGCACCCAGGATCCCAGCGAAGGCCGGTGGAACTGGATGCTGCCCGTATGCAACTGCGTCAAGGCGGCCGCATGCTCCGGGCTGTCGCAATGCATCCCATTGAGCACGCACAACTCATCGGCCAGGCGGGCCGTGTGTGGATACAAATCCGAGATCGGCAGGCCGCTTTCCCCATGCTGCCGGAACGCCCACTGTGAACCGAAAAACTTCTGTCCTTTGGTCCGGCTCGGCTTGCCATGGTCTGCGTTGAGCTGCGGTTTGTAGTCGAACGTTTCCATGTGCGAAGGGCCGCCCCGCATGCACAGAAAGATGACCCGTTTGGCCTTCGCCGGGAAGTGAGTGTCGCGTGGACGCAGCGCCCCCGCGTCGGCGGCCTCGGCCGACTGCGCGGAACGGGTCGCCAGGGCCGACAAGGCCAGCAGGCCAAAACCGGCGGTCTGGGAGCGAAGCAGTTCGCGGCGGGAGATCAACATCGGACGGCATCCAGCAAAAGGAAACTAATCGAGGTAGCGGAATTCGACGCTGGCCAGCAACGCCTGGCAAAGACCGGCCCACGCGGCCTGTTCACCCGGCGACGTCGAAGGAGCGGAAGGCTCTGTGGCAGAAGCCGTGGAATCCGCGCTAGCGGCCTGCACGGCGGCCAGGTAGTCGAGAGCCAGCCGGCTCTCATTCATGGAGGGACCTCGAGCAAACAGCATGCGCCACGCCGCATCGAGCCGGGCCTGGGGGTCGCCGTGCTCCGCCAGCAACCGTCCGGCCAGCAGCGATGCCTGGCGGATGACGAGCGGGCTGTTCAGGAAGTACAGTTGCTGATCGGCGACCGGTCGATCGGATCGGACGCCGGCAAGCAGACTCGGGTCGGGAAAGTTCCACGTTTTGAGCGAAACCGGCAAAGACATCCGGGCGATCGGCAAATAGACAGCCCGCTGTGGACCTTCCTGCTGTGCGGTCGTCATCACCACGGTGCTGTTCAGCTCCCGGTTCCCAGCGAACTCGACCGCCAGCACCGACGCCGCCGGG is part of the Lignipirellula cremea genome and encodes:
- a CDS encoding sulfatase, which codes for MKRLPLAVLIALTFSLPAAAAEAADRPNVLFIAIDDMNHWVGHLGRHPQSQTPCIDALASQGVAFSRAYCLAPACNPARAALMSGQRPSSTGCYRNAQNWRPGIDEARLLNSHFARAGYRVYGAGKIYHGAGDRGGEWDDYFPGKAETQRHPDAKNDGVGGIRFYPLANSDEEMPDYQVVSYGIKKLQEKSDKPFFLAIGLVKPHMPFSVPKKWFDRFPLESIQLPPHRADDLLDLPPAGRRMAGAEGDHAQMVASGRWKEAVQAYLATIAFADAQVGRLLDGLEKSPHRDNTIVCLWSDHGWSLGEKSHWRKFALWEEPTRTVLVWKAPGVTSPGGLCGRTVDHSSIYPTLCELAGLPLPEHLDGVSAVPLLKDPQAAWSTPAVTTFGFQNHTVRSEGWRYIRYEDGGEELYDETADPLEYVNLAERPEHAARKAELARWLPASNAENLPFAAGKEPKKRKK
- a CDS encoding DUF1501 domain-containing protein; this translates as MLISRRELLRSQTAGFGLLALSALATRSAQSAEAADAGALRPRDTHFPAKAKRVIFLCMRGGPSHMETFDYKPQLNADHGKPSRTKGQKFFGSQWAFRQHGESGLPISDLYPHTARLADELCVLNGMHCDSPEHAAALTQLHTGSIQFHRPSLGSWVLYGLGSECDNLPGFISIKPPAILGGERNYNSAFLPPVYQGSAIGTMSQPVSKAQIENLRRDDLPPGEQRRQLDLIQSLNRQALAARVEEEQFEGVIESYELAFRMQSALPDAMSFADETEQTLEMYGVGDKKKTDDFGRQCLLARRFIEAGVRFVELTHDNWDHHGGVARLMPARCEQTDQPIAALLTDLRQRGLLEDTLVIWGGEFGRTPDDPRGDGRGHNNKGFTMWLAGGGVRGGTAYGATDEYGYEAVTDRMHIHDLHATLLHLLGLDHKRLTYRYAGRNFRLTDVHGQVALPVIA
- a CDS encoding c-type heme family protein → MKAISLAGLAAAGMIASLLGVWNVLAVEPSASLADEPAAAAQPAGVPLEQARDRAKVMHELYAATLEVMHHRYFHGDRAIVPARAMEDIFETIKQQSRAEARWISVNMQAMSIEHEPKTAFEKRAAKEIARGKEYFDTVEDGYYRRAGAIPLTGGCVSCHGGFFKAQSKGAKFAGLVISLPLLDPPAKEDSQATP